A region of the Cumulibacter soli genome:
CAAGTCACCAATTCCGTCCCCGGCGACAAGGTCGACTACGAAAAGACCCCCGACTATTGGGATCCCGACGCGCAGCACGTCGCGACCATCACCTACTACCTAATGACCGACGACCAGACCCGCATCAATGCGCTCAAGACCGGAGAACTGGACGGCGCTCAGCTCAGTGGCGATCAGATCAACACCGCATTGAACTCCGATTTCAATGTGATCTCGAAGGCCGGCTCGCCCATGCTCTACTTCGCGGTGAATACCGACCAGGAGCCGTTCGGTGACCCGGAGGTCCGCAAGGCGCTCAATATGGCCGTCGACCGCGAGGCTGTGTCGCAGGGCCTGTTCGACGGCTACTGCACCCCGCAAATCCAGCCGTTCCCTGCTGATAGCCCCGGCTACAGCAAGAAGATCGGCGATGGGCTCGATGTTTTCCCGTACGACCCGGCACAGGCCAAGGAGATCTTGGAGTCCAAGGGAGTCACGAGTCTGGACGTCCGAGTGGTCACGCCGGTCGTGACCCTGTACACGGCATTCGGCGAGGTACTCCAGCAACAGTTGAAGGAGATCGGCCTCAACATCGAGGTCCGTCCGCTTTCACCCGTCGAGCAAGTTCAGCAATTCTCCATCGACAAGACGGCGAAGATGTTCGAGTCGGCCACGACCGGCATTAACGACCCGGATGCCTTGTACGGCCGCTATGTCTCGCCGGAGGCGCTGTTCAATCCCGGCAACGAAGAGTACCCAGAGTTGAACGAGTACGCCGCCGCCGGAGCGGCCGATATCGATCCCGCCAAGCGCGCGCCGCATTATGAGGACTACATGGACGCGTGGGTCGAATCGCCGCCGCACTTCGTCCCGGTCTGCAGCGTCGAATTAGCCCAAGGCTTCACCGACAAGATCTCGGGCCTCGACTCGCCAAACGGACGCATGCTGTTTCGCAACGTCGCCAAGAGCGAATAATCGCGCAGCGACTGCGAACGTGGCCGGACGATGGACTCCTCGCGAACCAGGAGACGAGTCGCCGCCCGGCCGCGTCTGCTGCAGCGTTCGATGACAACCGGGGATGAGAGACTCAGTGCATGACCGTTCGACGGCTGGTTCCTGTGTCCATGCTTGCCTGCGCGCTCGTGCTCGGCGCCTGCGCTGATGATTCGGATTCCTCGACAACACCCGACGACACATCGCCCGCGTCCGATGGGCAGATTACGTCGAAGGAACCGCTTACGATCCACCCCGTGGCAGACCAAGCCGCAGGCGAGTGTCCCGCCGTCGATGAACCACAGCTCGCGTTGCCGGATCCGACCTCCGAAGATTGCCTGATCCTCGATGAGCCGGCGATGGCGCCCACGCAGTTCGAGGGCGTCGAAGCGACCCTGGATCCGAATCTCGGTGCGTGGGTGGTCAACCTGACCCTGATCGATGCCGACTCGGAGACTTTTGGCGAACTGACCGCGCAGACTGCTCAACTGGATCCGCCGCAGAACCGCATCGCGCTCGTTTTGGACGGCTCGGAACTGCTGGTCGCACCGGTCGTCGCCGACCGAATCGTCGGCCCGGTTCAAATCTCTGGAGGCTTCTCCGAGACCGACGCCAAGGACATCGCCGAAGCGCTCGGGGGCTGAGGTCGTCAGCGTGGTTCATCACCTCATACCTTTCGCCACCGACCGGCCTACGTGATTAGGTGAATCCGGTTCCCGCGAGCCAGCCATCCAGCCCAGCCAGGAGTACGCCGATGACCTTCCGTTACGACGAAACCGCCCGCAACCTCGCGCGCCAGGCATATCAGGAACTCGAACCACTGCACGTCATCGCCTACTTCGGTCCCCAGGTCGCCGAGGTCAATGACGAGGAGGGTATGACCTTCTTCGGGTCATACTTCGGCTGGCGCGCAGCACCGTTGGGCGATATCCCCGCCGCGTTGGTCACGGCCACCTTCTACAACTTCAGCCCGCGCGCGACCGAGCCAGGCTGGGACTCGGCCCGCGCCACACGCACCCCATCGCAACTGCTGGATGCACGCGAACGGGTGGCAGATAAAGCGCTGACCCGCGCGCTCGGCGATCTACTCTCGAGCCCGGAACTCCCTCGTACTGTCGAGCGCCTGAACGCAGCGCTCGCGGCCGCACCCAAGGGAGGTCGGCCGTTGGGCGCCGCAAACCTCGACCTGGCACGCGATCTGGCACCGCATGTTGCGCTATGGCAGGCAACCGCGACCTTCCGCGAATTACGCGGGGACGGACACATCGCGTCATTGGTCGCCCACGAGATCACGCCGTGCGAGTCAGTTGTCTTCCACGAAGCTGACCGCGATCCTGCGCTACCAGGCGGGCGGATGGGACGCGAGCGTGCCAAGAATTCCCGCGCCTGGAACGACGACGAATGGGCCGAGGCCCTCGACGCGCTGCGGGTGCGGGGGCTGTTGGAGGCGGACGCCGAGCGGCTAACCGCCAAAGGATCCGAGCTATATCAGCTGATCGAGGATGAGACCGACGACGCCGGCGCCGGGGTGTGGGCATCGATCGAGGATCCGCTGAACCTGCTCGCCGCTGCCCGCCCCTTCGTCCACGCCGTTATTGACGCGGGCATACTGCCACCCAGGTATCAGAAGTAGCGTCACCCGGCGGGGGTTCGCTGCGAATCAGGATGCGCATCCGCCCACTCGGCGCGTCTCGCTGCAGATACAACAGCGGCACCCCAGCCCGGTCGGAGTTCAGCCCACATCGGCGCAGTAACGGCGATCCGGTGCTCACCCCGAGCACCTCGGCGTCACGTGGACCGGCTGGAACGGCGTCAAAGGACCGCCACGCGTAGTACATATCGTGACCGACGATGTCTCGCAGCATGGAATGGTCGAAGGACTCGTTGCCCCGCTGCCTGATCTGCTCGACGCTCCATGCGGTGCGCGTCCATAACTGAGTTCGGATGATCGGCGCGCCATCGAGGATGTGCACCAGTTCCAGCCAGGTGAGTCGTCCACGTCCGAGGTGCTCGGCAGCATCCGCGGGCGCATCGACCTCGGCCACGTCAAGCAGGCTCTCCCGCAACTGACGTCCCTGCTCCTGCATGGCGCGGGTGGATCGTTCATGTTGCACCGCCCAGTCCCACGGCGACATTTCGACCTCGAACGGCTCGAGTCGCGGGGCCACGAACGTCCCGCTGCCTTGCCGGCGCACAATCAGCCCGACCCGCGCGAGTTCGGAGAGCGCTTGTCGCACAGTGAGCCGGTTGACCCCGAACTCGGCCGCGAACCCGATCTCGGTCGGCAACTTGGCTCCCGGTTCGAGGACACCAGTGTCAATCAAGTCCCGAATTGCGTCATGCACCTGCACGTGCAGCGGCAGTTGTTCGGATCGAGGTGCGGCCATGGCCGAAGTCTAGATGACTGGAACTATCCCGACTCGCTCCCCACTTCGCCCACACCGCTGCTTCTTTGGTAGTTCTCCGGCGGTTCACCAAGCTCTGCGGAGCCGTTAATTCATCTAGATGAATCTGGAGGAGTCTCGCCCCCTCACCAAGGAATCTCATGAAATCCACCGGACCTACCCTCCTGGCCGCCGGCGTACTGAGCGCCGTCACCCTGCTCAGCGGCTGCACTTCCGGCGCCTCCGCCGACGACAACCCCGACGTCATCGAGTTCGGCGTACCGCCGGGCGAAGCCGACCCTGAGATGCTCGAGAAGATGCAGCCCACCGCTGACCTCGTCTCCGAAGCCGCCGGCGTGGACGTCAACGTGACCAAGACCAGCGACTACCTCGCGATTGTCGAGGCTATGCGCTCGGACCTACTGGACGTGGCGATGTTCAGCCCGATGCCGACCGTAATCGCGCAAGGCGTCGCCGATATCGAGCCGCTCGCGGTGGCACTCGGCGCGCCGTACTCGACCTACATCATCTGCAGCCCCGATGCCGGCGTCGACGACCTCGCCGACGTCCAGGACCACTCCATGGCGTTCGTCGATCCGGGGTCCACCAGCGGCAACTACATTCCCCGCCTCATGCTGACGCAGGCCGGGGTAGATCTCGAAGCCCTCGAGTCGACGTTCGCCGGCGGGCACGACGTCGCGGCGCTATCGGTCAAGCAAGGCAGCACCGATTGCGCCGCCGTGGCGTCGATGCTGTTGCCGGATCTGGTGTCCTCCGGCACGATCGCCGAGTCCGACTACGAGATCGTCGCCGAATCCGATCCGCTGCCCATTTCCATGGTGGTCATCGCCCGCGAAGGTCTCTCGCAGGACATCAAGGACCAGATCACCGAGGCGTTCCTCGACGCACCACAGGAGGTGCTCGACACCGTCGGTGCCACCGAGTTCGTGCCCGCCGAAGACGCCGACTGGACCATCTTCGAAGAGGCCGCGAAGGAGCTCGGCGTGGAACTGGACGAGGTCGAATGAGCACCCCACTGCTGCAGGCAAACGACGTATCGTTCGCGTACCCCGATGGCACGAAGGCGCTGAATCAGGTCAACGTGCGAGTTCAGCAGGGCGAGATCGTCGCGGTTCTCGGCCCGTCCGGCGCAGGAAAGTCGACGCTGTTTCGCTGCCTGGCTGGTCTTGAGACAGTCGGCGACGGCGCGATCTTGCTCGATGGAACGGATCTGGCCGGGCTGCACGGCTCGACCAGACGGCGCACCCTCGCCCGGATCGGGCTGGTGTTCCAGGAATTTCACCTGGTCGGCCAGGCAACGACCCTGAGCAATGCGTTGATCGGGCGGCTCGCACACGCGCCGCTGTGGCGCAGCCTGCTACACCTCACCAGTCCCGCAGATCGCGAATATGTAGTGGAACTGCTGGTGCGACTAGGCCTACGCGACCAGATTCGTAAGCGGGCCGATCAGCTCTCCGGTGGGCAACGGCAGCGCGTTGCGCTCGCACGCGCGCTCGCTCAGCGTCCGACGGTGCTGCTCGCCGACGAACCGGTCGCGAATCTTGATCCCGTACTCGCCGCCGGGGTCGTGGACGACATCGTCCGTATGGTGCGCGCAGAAGGTCTGACCACCGTCCTGAACCTGCACGATGTCGATCTCGCGCGCCGCGTTGCCGAACGCATCATCGGTATGCGCACGGGCGCGGTATTGTTCGACCTCCCCGTTGATCAGGTCACCGACGAGCGGCTCGCCGAGTTGTACGGCGGCGTATCCGGGCCCGCGCTCGTTTCGGCGGCATCATGAAACTCATGGAGCACCCCACCCAGGGGACAAAACCTGACGACGTTTCGAAGCTCGCCAAACTCCGCCAACCAAGTGCGTTGACGATCGCAGGCGCGATCGTCGCCGTGCTCATCTTCATCGTGTCGGCGCGCACCAGCGAACTATCCATCGGCACGTTGATCAACGGTCTGCCGGCCATCGCAGACTTCGTCTCCCGAATGTTTCCGCCGGACTGGTCAGAACTGGGCACCGCGATCGAGTTGATGTGGGAGACGCTGGGCATCGCGCTCACCGGCACGCTGCTCGGCGTGGTGTTCGCCGTACCACTAGCGTTGCTGGCTGCACGCACGGTCACCCCGAATCCGTGGATTCGTCAGCCGGTCCGGTTCGTGGTCAATGTTTTCCGCGCCATACCCGAGTTGATGTTCGCGCTGATCTTTGTCTCTGCGGTCGGCCTCGGTGCGCTGGCCGGGACACTGGCGATCATCGTGGGCACCAGTTTCGGCGTCGCCCGGTTGTACTCCGACATCTTCGAGGCCGCCGACATGCGGGCGTGGGAGGCGGCGGCCGCTACCGGCGCCCGAAAGTCCCAGCGGATCAGTTGGGTGTTGCTGCCCCAACAACTGCCAACTATGGCCAGCTACTGCCTGTTGATCCTCGACAGCAACGTGCGCGCCGCGACGCTGCTGGGCCTGGTGGGCGCCGGCGGCATCGGCATGGAGATGCAAACCAAACTGCGGCTCTTCGACTACGGCGCCGTGATGACCATCGTGATCGTCGTGCTGGTCGTCGTCATCGCCTTGGACCAACTGTCCTCGTACCTACGAAAGAAGCTCGTATGACCATCCCCGTCATGGATCAACTCGTCAATCTGCGCGATGTCGCCGATGCGGTCCCAGCGATCACACCGGGCATACTGCTACGTAGCGATGCGCCGTACGCCGGTGATCGCCACGACTACCGCGTCACGTGGCCGCCGCGAACCGTGGTTGATCTGCGTGACCTGACCGAAAGCGACTCGCCGAACCCGCTCGCGCAGGCCGCACGAGTGCACCACCTACCGCTGCTCGACGGTCGAGCACGCGATGTCTCCGCGATGCCGCCGAGCCTCGGTGAGCTCTACCTGACAATGCTGTGCGAGCCGGCCGCGAGTCGGCTCGTCGCCGCGATCGAACTCATCGCAACGGGCCCTGCACCGGTATTGGTGCACTGCGCCGCGGGTAAAGACCGAACCGGCGTGACCATCGCACTCGCGTTGGCACTCGTGGGCATCGACGATGAGGCCATCACCGCCGATTACGCCCTCACCGCGGCAGCGATGGACGACGTACACGCGCGACTCGGCACAACCCACGCGCATCTCACCGCCGATGTCCTCGGCTCGATACCGGAGGACTTCATGACCGCAGCACCGGAATCGATCGGCGCGGTGCTGGCCGAGTGGCGCTCGAGGCGGTCCGGCGCGCTGGGCTGGTACCTCGATCATGGTGGGTCCGCCAGGACGGTCGCGCTCCTGCGCGAGCGGCTGCTGCTGGTGAGCACCGGATGAATTCCAGGTGCGCGCGGAGCGTCCCGCGGCGATTTGTGGCTATCGTCGATGTTCGAGCAGCCGAACAACAACCGCGAAGGATGCCATGACCGCCGAGACTCCGCTAGACCTCGCCCGCCTCGTCAACCTTCGCGATGTGGCGGCGGGGGTCCCTGGCCTTCGCCGCGACATGCTCCTGCGCAGCGACGCACCGCGGTCGGGCGACCGGCACGAGGGATACCTGACGCACTGGCCGCCACGCACCATCATTGATCTGCGGGACGCCGAGGAACGTGACGGTCAGCCGCATCCGTTCGACGGTTCGGCCGCCGTGCATTACCTGCCGCTCCTCAACGGTCGCGCCAGGGACACCTCGTCCTATCCGGACTCGCTCGGCGAGCTTTACGTACAGATGCTCACCGCTCCGGGAGCCGGCTATTTGGTCTCCGCGATCGAAGCGATCGCCACCGGAGACGGGCCGGTACTGGTGCATTGCGCGATCGGTAAGGATCGCACCGGGGTCACAGTGGCGCTCGCATTGACGTTGGCCGGGGTGGACGACGAATCGATTATCCGCGAGTACGCCCTGACGAATGCCGTGATGGACCGAGTGCGTGCGCGTACCGGCACCGTTCGTGCGCATGTGGCCGGTGAACAGGCCCGCCGACTGTCCGATGACTTCGCCGGTGCGCCGAGTGCCGCGATCGAAATGGCGCTCGGCGCCTGGCGAGCGCATCGCGGTGGCGCGCTGGGGTGGTACCTCGACAACGACGGATCCCCGCAGATCGTGGCCGCGCTGCGGGCACGTCTGCTCGACTAGCTATTCAGCACCTCGCCGTTGGGCGAGGTGCGGCGTACGGTGATGCGCATGGACGCACGCGAGGTACTCATCGACGGGATCGGCCGCAGCCAGGAGGTGTGCCATCAGGTGCTGGACGGGCTTTCGACTGCGGACGTCAACTGGCGGCCGGGCTCAGAGGCCAATTCGATCACCTGGCTGATCTGGCACATTGCCCGTGAACAGGACGTGCAGATCGCGCCGCTACATGGCACCGACCAAGTCTGGCTACGAGAGGGCTGGGTCAAGCAATTCGGACTCGACCTGCCACCAAAGTCCATGGGGTACGGGCATACCCCCGAGGACGTCGGCAAAGTCGTCGTCACCGACACCGGACTACTCACCGGATACCTCGACGCGGCGACCGCCGCCACGATCGACTACTTCAAGAGCGTTGACGTGACCACCTTGGACGAGGTGATCGACAAGAACTGGGAGCCGCCGGTGACCCGCGCCGTCCGCCTGGTCAGCATTGTCGACGACGCCGCTCAGCATGCCGGGCAGGCGGGCTTCCTCCGGGGGCTACTGCCCCGCTGAACCGTCACGTCATTTCGACGGGTTGCCGCACCGGTCGCGTCCCGCCCTAGCGACGAATCAGACAGCCGCGCGCACCGTACGCACGGCTAAACTTTCAGGTGTATGTCAAAGATCGCGGCAGCCCCGTCCACCCCCTCCAGGCTGCAGCGCGCCCGTAGGTGGCGCAGCGACCGGCTGAACCGATTCGTAGCGTCCGACCCAGGCCTCACACGCCTGCGCACGGCGTTGCAGGCCGTCATCGCGGTCGGCGCAGCGATTCTCGCCGAGTGGATTTTCTTCTCCATCGCGCACCCGCTCACCGTCCCCGACGACGCACCGAACGCGGAGTTCCATAACCAGGCCGCAAGCGTCATGGGGATCATGGCGGGCGCCGTCGTAGTGATGGTTTCGACCTTCGCCGGGCCAATGTTCGCGACGATCGGCAAGGGTGTCCTCGGACTGTCGTTGCTGCCGGTCTCGATGTTCGGCGGCGTCGCTCTCGGCCTGGCAATAGCGAATATTCAACCGCTCGCGCTCGCCGTGATGGCATTGATCCTCGGCACAACCGGGTTCTTGCGTCGGTTCGGGCCGTGGGGATTCGTGATCGGCCAAGGCCTGTTCATGGGCAACTTCATGGGGCTTTTCCTTGGGCACCTCACCGATGTTCAGCACCTGGGCTGGATCGCGATTCAGGTGGCGATCGGCGGTGCGGTGGCGATCCTCGCGCAACTCCTGCTGTTCGTGCCGAGCAGATGGTCGGCGATCAAGCGATTGCGCTCGTCGTTCTTGGGGCGAGCCGACGGCGTCGCGGCAGCGACCGTCGAGGTGCTGAATCGGCGCGGTGTGGCGAAGTTGCGCAAGCGCCAACACGAGCAGCTGGTGCGCCTGAACGAAACTGCGCTGATCATCGACGGGCAGCTCGCCGGATACCCACGATT
Encoded here:
- a CDS encoding ABC transporter substrate-binding protein, whose amino-acid sequence is MRVSVKIAAALAVTLLVAGCGDAPDSGSSDADGLPTSVPLADDYDPDAHLTWAHNTFAFDWDPIRSVTGADLPFFDPVYDRLLNQTGDGEIVPMLTEEFTPAEDNKSITLKLRDGLTYSDGTPFDAESVKFNLERTTGPDSKISGEVYQLESVEVIDPLTVKINVTGSLGSLVTALAARPGIMVSPAAAKSGALDKGPVGIGPYQVTNSVPGDKVDYEKTPDYWDPDAQHVATITYYLMTDDQTRINALKTGELDGAQLSGDQINTALNSDFNVISKAGSPMLYFAVNTDQEPFGDPEVRKALNMAVDREAVSQGLFDGYCTPQIQPFPADSPGYSKKIGDGLDVFPYDPAQAKEILESKGVTSLDVRVVTPVVTLYTAFGEVLQQQLKEIGLNIEVRPLSPVEQVQQFSIDKTAKMFESATTGINDPDALYGRYVSPEALFNPGNEEYPELNEYAAAGAADIDPAKRAPHYEDYMDAWVESPPHFVPVCSVELAQGFTDKISGLDSPNGRMLFRNVAKSE
- a CDS encoding SecDF P1 head subdomain-containing protein — protein: MTVRRLVPVSMLACALVLGACADDSDSSTTPDDTSPASDGQITSKEPLTIHPVADQAAGECPAVDEPQLALPDPTSEDCLILDEPAMAPTQFEGVEATLDPNLGAWVVNLTLIDADSETFGELTAQTAQLDPPQNRIALVLDGSELLVAPVVADRIVGPVQISGGFSETDAKDIAEALGG
- a CDS encoding SCO6745 family protein, with amino-acid sequence MTFRYDETARNLARQAYQELEPLHVIAYFGPQVAEVNDEEGMTFFGSYFGWRAAPLGDIPAALVTATFYNFSPRATEPGWDSARATRTPSQLLDARERVADKALTRALGDLLSSPELPRTVERLNAALAAAPKGGRPLGAANLDLARDLAPHVALWQATATFRELRGDGHIASLVAHEITPCESVVFHEADRDPALPGGRMGRERAKNSRAWNDDEWAEALDALRVRGLLEADAERLTAKGSELYQLIEDETDDAGAGVWASIEDPLNLLAAARPFVHAVIDAGILPPRYQK
- a CDS encoding GntR family transcriptional regulator is translated as MAAPRSEQLPLHVQVHDAIRDLIDTGVLEPGAKLPTEIGFAAEFGVNRLTVRQALSELARVGLIVRRQGSGTFVAPRLEPFEVEMSPWDWAVQHERSTRAMQEQGRQLRESLLDVAEVDAPADAAEHLGRGRLTWLELVHILDGAPIIRTQLWTRTAWSVEQIRQRGNESFDHSMLRDIVGHDMYYAWRSFDAVPAGPRDAEVLGVSTGSPLLRRCGLNSDRAGVPLLYLQRDAPSGRMRILIRSEPPPGDATSDTWVAVCPRQ
- a CDS encoding phosphate/phosphite/phosphonate ABC transporter substrate-binding protein → MKSTGPTLLAAGVLSAVTLLSGCTSGASADDNPDVIEFGVPPGEADPEMLEKMQPTADLVSEAAGVDVNVTKTSDYLAIVEAMRSDLLDVAMFSPMPTVIAQGVADIEPLAVALGAPYSTYIICSPDAGVDDLADVQDHSMAFVDPGSTSGNYIPRLMLTQAGVDLEALESTFAGGHDVAALSVKQGSTDCAAVASMLLPDLVSSGTIAESDYEIVAESDPLPISMVVIAREGLSQDIKDQITEAFLDAPQEVLDTVGATEFVPAEDADWTIFEEAAKELGVELDEVE
- a CDS encoding phosphonate ABC transporter ATP-binding protein; this translates as MSTPLLQANDVSFAYPDGTKALNQVNVRVQQGEIVAVLGPSGAGKSTLFRCLAGLETVGDGAILLDGTDLAGLHGSTRRRTLARIGLVFQEFHLVGQATTLSNALIGRLAHAPLWRSLLHLTSPADREYVVELLVRLGLRDQIRKRADQLSGGQRQRVALARALAQRPTVLLADEPVANLDPVLAAGVVDDIVRMVRAEGLTTVLNLHDVDLARRVAERIIGMRTGAVLFDLPVDQVTDERLAELYGGVSGPALVSAAS
- the phnE gene encoding phosphonate ABC transporter, permease protein PhnE, whose product is MEHPTQGTKPDDVSKLAKLRQPSALTIAGAIVAVLIFIVSARTSELSIGTLINGLPAIADFVSRMFPPDWSELGTAIELMWETLGIALTGTLLGVVFAVPLALLAARTVTPNPWIRQPVRFVVNVFRAIPELMFALIFVSAVGLGALAGTLAIIVGTSFGVARLYSDIFEAADMRAWEAAAATGARKSQRISWVLLPQQLPTMASYCLLILDSNVRAATLLGLVGAGGIGMEMQTKLRLFDYGAVMTIVIVVLVVVIALDQLSSYLRKKLV
- a CDS encoding tyrosine-protein phosphatase; this encodes MTIPVMDQLVNLRDVADAVPAITPGILLRSDAPYAGDRHDYRVTWPPRTVVDLRDLTESDSPNPLAQAARVHHLPLLDGRARDVSAMPPSLGELYLTMLCEPAASRLVAAIELIATGPAPVLVHCAAGKDRTGVTIALALALVGIDDEAITADYALTAAAMDDVHARLGTTHAHLTADVLGSIPEDFMTAAPESIGAVLAEWRSRRSGALGWYLDHGGSARTVALLRERLLLVSTG
- a CDS encoding tyrosine-protein phosphatase is translated as MTAETPLDLARLVNLRDVAAGVPGLRRDMLLRSDAPRSGDRHEGYLTHWPPRTIIDLRDAEERDGQPHPFDGSAAVHYLPLLNGRARDTSSYPDSLGELYVQMLTAPGAGYLVSAIEAIATGDGPVLVHCAIGKDRTGVTVALALTLAGVDDESIIREYALTNAVMDRVRARTGTVRAHVAGEQARRLSDDFAGAPSAAIEMALGAWRAHRGGALGWYLDNDGSPQIVAALRARLLD
- a CDS encoding mycothiol transferase, which gives rise to MDAREVLIDGIGRSQEVCHQVLDGLSTADVNWRPGSEANSITWLIWHIAREQDVQIAPLHGTDQVWLREGWVKQFGLDLPPKSMGYGHTPEDVGKVVVTDTGLLTGYLDAATAATIDYFKSVDVTTLDEVIDKNWEPPVTRAVRLVSIVDDAAQHAGQAGFLRGLLPR